The following nucleotide sequence is from Tenrec ecaudatus isolate mTenEca1 chromosome X, mTenEca1.hap1, whole genome shotgun sequence.
TTCATCGTTCCTGCTTCTCTGGAAGTTGTCAGTCTCAACACACTTGAGGAAGAAGGCTGCCATTGGAcctgccatcttggattcatcatccACTGGATCTGCTTGAATACCGGTAAGAGTCCAAGACTGAAATGTGAGCTTTGCCAGCATCTGGAACTGAAAGTTGAAacagggagaaagcagaaaattctcTAAGTGGTTCTGAGGAATGAAGTCGGGAGGGAACTAGGCGTTTGTACACGGGGTACCCATCTTGGCCCTCTTGGAGACCTACGTGAAGTGAGTGTTTCTATATTGTGTTTTGAATATATGGATGTGTTTCCTCTACTCCATATAAGAAGGGTAAACAGATTAAGGTGTCCTGCTCACCCTCAATCCCCTTCACACCTCAGAATCTATTCAGGGACTTGATGTGTCTTAATATCTTGTCTTTGTGCAATGGTCCATTATGTTCTCATCTTGCTGGGTAGAGGTGCTCCGTAGCGTGGCAGGTATGTAAGGATGTCAGTTTGGGAGCTGGGCTCCAGTGTTGGCTTATTCCTCCATCAATCAAGGGttggaggcttcaaaaccaccagactctgcagttcacaccgatggcagtctgctcccagaaagacataCAGCAGCGTTAACCAAAGTAGGTCATTCTGCCCACTGAGGTTAAATGGAAATGCCCATTCATTGCAAAAGAGATGCCTGTACTTTAtatatggggctttctgttctaattaagaattatagcattggaaacacgtaggggcagtttactctgttctatgtgGCTACCATTCATGGACAGGGACAGTGACTGTAAGATTTTGATACTTTATTTCAGCTTTCCCACAAAAGGTTTCAATGACCAGAAAGTGTATGagtaacttttctgttttcctaagAAGACTGCTCACACGAGGGCTAATAAGTGTACAAGCTTGTGATATGTAACCTTGAGTGGACTAGAGAGCAGTTGTAACATGTTCTACAGTATAGCCATGAGGGGGTATAGCATGAAATGACACTGGATtcagtttatttcctttattacatTAAACTGTGGTAGCTTTGATTGGATCTGCTATGATGGGATCCTTTAGGAAGCTGGTCCAAGTTGAAAGGATTCTGTGTAGGATAGCACTCCTTAATCCTTTCTTAATCTTTACCAGATTGATATAAGCAGAGGTTCCTGAGGTGTGAATTCAGAACCTTTCACCCAGCTAGGGATTGGAGAAAAGTTGGCAGAGAGAAGCAGGATCTGTCTGCAGCAAGACAGGTGACTTGGATCTGGGTGCCTCTGTAGACCTGCAGCCCCTGCTTGGTGAAGCTCCTGAGCTCATTAAGGCTGATGTTCAAAGACTCTGTGATCCCTAGGCAAGTCAAGCCTAGGCATTTTGCAAGAAGACAAGGAACTGGGCCAGAACACACAGGGAGAGAAACCTGTCCTTGAGCTGAGGTCCTGGATTTGGATTGTATACAAATGAACAATAATACAGCACATCTTGGGGGTTTTAAGACCCCCAGTTGGTGACGCTACTCTCATAATCTCCCTTAAAATCTGAGAGAACGTGCTGGACTCTTCTCCAGAGAGCAATGCTGCATAGACACCCAGTGGTGTCCACGAATCCCTACTGTGTTTGAGAGGGATGCAATCTCGGTGGCATATTTTTTTAGGCTTTGGGTTGCCCCCcgttaggtcagcagttcaaatctgatcTGTGATGATGCATGAGCACAGGCTCTCTTGGAATGATTGACAGTCCTTAGGAACCCAAAGAGGCATTTTGCTTCCATAAGGTTTCTCAAAGTCAGAAGAGAGTCAGTGGGTTTAAGGTTTTGCTTTGGGAAATGAGCTACCCACATGAAAATGCAAAGGAAAAACTATACTGCACATATGAGAATTTTGGTGATGCAGCCTTTTCTGGAAACAATTGCTAAATCCACTCTAATCTACTAACACTCCAAAGTTTTCCATGTTCTCTCACGCACAGTGTGCACAGAGATGGCTGAGGGCTTGTGTCAACAGGGTTGGGGCTGGATTCTCAGGGGTTGGTCAGTTCTGATGGCATCAACCTGGTTGAGCAGATTTCCAAAAGTCAAAATTCCATGCTGAGCCCTACTGCGATCAACCCATGAGGGTGAAGATAGCGTCTTTGTGGGGGTGGTCGTATGATTTAAAAGGACTCTCTGAAAGCTAATGATCTTTGTTCTCTCCTAGGCCAgtcttctgacctgaaggtttgggaacttgagacagaatcttgccatccctcctgcttctctgggAGTTGTCAGTCTCAACGTCCTTTGAAGAAGAAGCCTGTCATCTGAGTTGCCCAGCTTGGATTCGTTAGCCACTAGCTATCAAGGGTAAGAGTCAGGAATGAAATCTGAGCCTTCTCAGTCCCTCCACTGTGCGTTAAATATGTATCATTAACATGAAAGCCCTCTATTTGTAAATGATTCTGAGGCTAACATGGGAGAAGGACACGGTTGTCGGATGGCGGGGTCCACAGAGTGGCTCTCCTTGAGATCTGAGCAGACCTGTTTTCCCATCCACAGGTGAGGAATCCTCTTGGAGCAGACTGATCACcatgagcagcaggaacccaTTCAGGCTCCAAGACCTGACCATCCAGGGCgtgttgcagaatgaggcctcagccattgccgctcttgagtggctgcccacacagttcttccctcccttgttcatggcagccgttgccaagggacacagtgaggtgGTGAAGGCCATGGTGCACTACTGGCCCTTCACACAGCTCCCACTTGGGGCTCTGTTGGAGGATTGTGTGTTTCGAGAGCTCATCTTAAAGGCTGCACTCGATGGCCTTGATATCCTGCTTGCCCAGAATGCTCAGCacaggagatgcaaactgaaagtgTTGGATTTACAGCTGCAAACTGGCACCAACTTCTGGAATGTCTGGGCTGGAGCCCCATCTaatgactctgtgatgtcatcagaAGAGTCTGAGGACACACCCCGCAGAATTCAGATGGAAAAAGGACCCCATTCCAGATCAGGAGGGAAGCACCAGCCCCTGGCCTTCGTGGAGGTGCTCACAGACCTGTGGTTTGAGGAAGCTACCTCAGAGgtactgctcaccttcctgattgaaAGGGTCAAGCAGAAGAAGGCCCTGCCAACACTGTGCTGCAGGAAGGTGGCGTTTCTTGGACCTCTCCCACAACTTCACATTCTTGGGGACATCCTGAAGGTGGTGCAGCTGGACTGTGTCCAGGAGGTGGAAATTCATGGCAAATGGGACCTGCACAGCCTCAACTGGTTTGCTCCTTACTTGGCGCAGATGGGTCACCTGCagaccctctttctctctggagtcaTCTTGGGTTGCAAGGACTGTGGCAAAGACTGCAACGTGGAGCAACTCCTTGCCCAATTCACCTCTCAGCTCCTCAATCTGCAtcagctccagcacctcttcctggaatctgcctgcctgcccaggggCTGCCTCATCCGGCTGCTCACACGCTTGCCATCTCCCTTGCTGACCCTCAGCCTGACTGATTGTGTGCTTTTGGACGAGGACTTGACTTACCTGTCTTTATGCCCCTGTACCAGCCGCCTAAGGACCCTGGTATTGTGTGGTCTATCCAGGCCTAGCTCAAGTTATGCATTCCTTCCGGGGCTGCTAGAGATTGTCTCCACCACCCTTATGCACCTGAACTTAGCTGGCTGTGGGATCCAGGACCCTGACCTCAGGGCCTTGCAGAATGCACTGGGCCGCTGCTCCCAGCTGGTCACCTTGATGTTATGTGGAAACTCCGTGTCCTGGGATGTTCTGCAGCAGCTGCTGCAGCACACCAACCCTCACTGCAAGTTCTTGGAGCTCCCTGTCCCACTGCATTGCTACTTGGGCCCCCAAGGAATGCTGCACTAGGAAGCTCTCCTCCCTGTCTTGGAGGAGGTGATGGTGATCCTGATGCCCAACGGGGTCATTTCTGTAGAATTCTGTAACCACAGAGGTACTGACAGATCATTGCATGCCATCCTCATCCAAATGGACAGCTGATGCCATCATCTCCTTCACGCTATCTTGTCAGTCCAAAACGTCCAGCTGTGGGTGCCTTGCCCCATTTTAAAGCGTTCatgttccctatgcctaagtgattTGTTCTTGAGGTACACGAGGGTCAGGAATCTTCTCTGTGATAAAGTCGCCTTCAGATGTGAAGATTTCAGGATGCATCAGACATCACCCTCACCCAAGTCAACCCTCGCTTGCTTCACCTGCCTTGTAGAAGGCATTGAAAGAAAGATTccagcagactggatgctgaCCCCCCTCAATAAAGGATGGCAGGACGGCACCATGTTTTTGGAATTGAAGGTCTGATCTTGGGCATCTTCTCGATTCACTGCAACCTGGATTCCACCACCTAGGAAACTCTCCAAGAAATTCAGAACCCCCCTTGTTGAGAAGAGACCAGCCCCTTTCCTTCCAAGCCACTGAAACACATTGTTCAAAGCAGGGGTAAATTTGTGTACACTGCGTTCAAATAAACATCTCTCCGTAAAGCCATTCATTGTGGTATTGATTCCTCTTGCAGCCTGAGTGAACATTAATTATTCATGACATGGTTTGTGGTTGCACACTCAGAAGAAATGGGCATCCACATTTGGGGGCACTGGTCTCCCTCTTCTTTACCTCCAATATTACCACGTTCAAAGCTGGGCTTTGGCCAACTTCGCAAGTACCAGGACGCCTGGTTTCAGTAATGCACCTAGGGGATACTTCAGTTATTTCCTGATGTCATTTGGGGGACCCTATTGCATCGTTGCATAGCACCTTATCCCTGGTGGGGCTTTGAAGAAAGTAATGGGCAGATAAGCACAAGATCTGTAGAAtaatcccaccaggtgctccacagggaaGGACGAATTTATCTGCTTCAAACATTTATGTCCTCAGATATCAGAGATATTGGCTGCCTATGATGGACAGGGTGGCTGTTGCCAGTGTTTGTATCAATATACAAACCAGGAGATCAGGGTTTGAACATAAGTCTTCCTGTATTTCATAGGCTGAGTGCATACAGGGTGCAGTCGTCATCGTGCACCTGTTTGCTGTACTCAGCATCAACAGGGTATAAGGACGTCGGAGCTCATTATCCCTGTACCTTTCTGCACtcacggttcctgcagcagctgtctGTCTTGTCTTTTGTGCATATCTCATCTACTTGCGGTGGGGCTTTCTCTATGTCTACTTGGACGGGACAGGATTTTCTGTAGTTTGGTAGTGatgcaattatatatattttagagctCTAATGGTCTTGCGACTTTTGTGTTGGGCTGTCATCTAGAAGGTTGAGAGTTGAAAACCACAATTTTCTCCCCCAGGGAAATATGGGATTGACTCTTTTCATGAAGACACAgggacagatgagagctctcagcacaaggaatccaggacagataaatcttcAGAAGCAATCATGGGTGTTGCGATACCATGAGGTAAGAGTTTTGGTGTGCACataagtggaggtggtggggaaccatcacaaggatggatgtagaacccaccccacccctgagtgagacgaacaacacaaaagtgggtgaagagagagagcagatagtgtaagatgtgaaaataatttataatttatcattaacCCACaaaggtgggagagtgggggaaagaggggggtaaagaggagctgagagcatgggctcaagaaggaaacaatgttttgaaaatgatggtggcgacatatgcacaaatgtgtatggatttttataagaggtataagagttctaccaataaaattatatataaaatatattatatataaaattatattactgTATATATTCAATCAAATATACCTATGCTGTAGATCCCAATGCTGTAGTTCTACGATGCCGAATATAGTCTCTCTAACACAGCAATGTCTTTAGGGTAATGGAAGTGATGCCCAGGAGGATGACTGATAACGTTCtctgacataaaatgacaatgatttttctaagtgttttggaatgccccaTCTTCTCATCGCTACCCTAATTGGTGATGATGCAAACCGTTTCTCTGTTGGAGGCAGTTGAACTCTATTGGGACTGGACctttgcgggggattagaccagctatccagcatcaagctgggtttgaactgaggcgtgtggatgaaaggaaaagaaagagctgtgtacaaagcatgggacagGGTGGACTCCAATCCAATAGACTAAAGTCGCCAGTACATTCAaagcttggtatatatactcttcttacacaggacttggttacaaaacaaacatcaaagcacttaaacattcctaaactcttatctatgcaaatgtaactcaactagtcacagtttcttaaccttagaataataaaagcaccaggttcaaagacaatcacagggatatgcaagattcaagagagcctcaaagggaTCCTtattaactgagttatccctcaatgctttttagcagcaaagtcacaaatagtcAGTTTGCAacacttttgtctgcagagacacagaggctcaggggactaaatagtcacccattagtaaacaccttggtcagctggatgcttcctacagaccttaacttgctctttttgaggatttctTCAAACTGGTGCAACAAGACTGTGAGCACGGTGTGGTGGTGTTTTGCAGCTGCCACTGTTCTGCCTGAACTCTTTTGCTTCTTATTTGGACCAGACGGTTCATGTGAGGAGTCTCAGACTCTCTGGAAATATTTTGGATTCAACAAATTTCCTGAGGGAGCAGGAAGTGAAATGTCAGGACACCAAATGTGGAATGGTGACAAAGACGTTGATCCAATGCCAACAGACAGATACAGTCATCCCCTacagaagcggttctcaacctgtggggcgcaatccctgtgggggtcaaacaatcctttcacaggggtggcctcagaccatcggaaaacacataaatatttcacaatacataattacatattgtttgtgattaatcactgtgctttaagtgtgtttaattatgttcaatttgtaacaatgaaaatacatcccgagtatcagctatttacattatgatgcataacagtagcatattacatttaggaagtaacaatgaaaataatttgatggttggggggtcaggtcaccacaacatgaggaactctattacagGGTCGtaacatcaggaaggttgagaaccactgaccagcAGGTAGTCCCCtaagtttatctttctaccaagggataGTAGGGAAGAATGAATTTATGCTTGATGAATCCTTACATAGTTTGCAATTATTCCTTGtataatgggagaaagattttgTAATACTTTAACCTGCATCATAAGCTACAGGAAATAAATTTCCATTTGTCAGCAAGAGTGTGCATATTCTTTCTGTGTTCCTGGGAATTGGGCATGGAGTGATACCAATAAGCCTGGGAGCCTATGATGcatagcactggttctcaaccttccaaatgtcgcgatcctttaatgcagttccttctCCTGTGattacccccaaccataaaattatttttgttgctacttcattcataacggtaattttgctactgttctgaatcgtaatgtaaatatcagaCATACAGGTATTTCATTTtagaaatggaacataattaaaggatagtgattaatcacaaaacaatacataATCACACTTTGTggaacatttatttctaattacaaatagatgacatttggtcttgaagcatggtgtagcatgggtaactgtcCTCACGCCGGGTACTTGTGTGTGGGGGTATATGCATGTGCACAGAGCCCCTAGAAGATGCATAGAGGAGCAGAGTCTTTTCCTAAGaccttcagaaatatgtgtttttcgatAGTCTTAGGAGACCCTGTGAAAGAATCGTTCAACCActaaaggggtggtgacccataggttgagaaccggtgaTTAGCTTGGAGGGAAATTGGGATCCGTCCTAATGTGTCCTGCAGGTTGGCAATGAGGTGAAAGGGATGCAATAGTGcagagtttggtttattttacttttttatgaGACTACGCGGGATCCTAGAATGGATGTACAGGCCattcccaccaggtgctccacagagaagAACAAGTTACATGCTCCAGGCACTATTCACCCCTTCAGAAACCATGGCGGGGTGGTGCACATGATGGGATGCTGTACTGTTTCAGTAGTTTATCTTTTGGGATGCAAACCAGAAGATCACGGTTTGAACATCAGCCTTTCTGTTTTGCAGGAGCTGCATGCATTCCAGGGTGTGTTCATCCGAGTGCATTCAGCTGCGCTACTCAGCATAAACAGGGTATAGAGATATGGGGAGGCTTGTCATCCCCTATATCTTTCTGTCATCATTGCCTTTGCACCTGAGTTTGATTAATTTTATTGTTTGATGATataatgtggcttccatgagtggaTCTGCTATAATGGAATCTtgtgtgaagacattccttaGTAAAAGGATCAGGGTGTGGGTAGTACTGTTCAATCCCTTCTCAATCTTTGTCAGATTGATGTCCGGGGAGTTTTCTGAGGTGTGGATCCAGATCCTATCATCTACCAAGGGATTTTAGagatgtgagcagagagaagtcTGATGTCTCTGCATAAAGAAAGGAGATAGAGAGGTCAGGAGCTCTCTGAGGCAGCTGTGTCTGGCACATCCAAGCACTCATCCCTTCACAACCCCAAGGAAATAGATATAAAGGGAGTTTCTCTGAGGTGTGGCTGAACAGAACTTTCATTTCTCAAGGGATTCTAGGTGAGAGCAACCTGGAGATATACTACAAAGTTGACTACATCCAGGATAGAAGTATGGGTCAGGTTGAATCCCTGGACCTGTAGTCTCTTACCAGGGAGCTTCCTACACACAATGTAAGGCAGATGCTAAGATACAGGCAGATTTCTAAGGCAGGACACGCTCTCACATGTTACCAGGTGATGAGGAACCGGCCCTAGacccaaaagaagacagagcattctCCTCTGGTTGATGCCTTGGATTTGGGCTTCACCCACTTTAATGATGAGATAGTTACTTCTGGTTGGTGGTGCTTCTATCACTGGTAAAAGGATTAAGGATCATAAGCAAAACTCTTAATCCCTTAAAATCCCAcgtggtgcagtgaattacttggGATCTCTCAGCAAACCATAGTTCTCTAATGAGAAACTAATGCCTATCATGATTGTTCTGAGAGAGGAAAGGTAGAGAGGATTACTGGCAGGATTCAGTTGTAAATGATTATTACAAAGGTTAATTGTGATGGACAAAGCCTTGAACTTCAACAGAAATGTTGGTCAACGTCACCATCCtccctcacagccatcaagtccattccaacacaGCAACCCCAGAGGGCAAAGAACTAAACTTCTAGTCGGGGGATTCTTTATTTACCGATCATATGTGATTGATATTTTTGTCAGTTACAAAGTTATAATTCTTTTCCCTGGGAAAAATATCAATCAGATATGATGCAGAATTAAAAAATTCacaaacaagaaaaaatgaaatcacaattcaacaccaccaccaccacaaaaagccCTTCATGAGGTACTGTGACAAAAATGTCGGTGACAACCACACACAAATCTAAAACCAGCATTTCCTCTCAAACACCAACACACACCAGAGCCACACCCCAGGCAATGATGTAACACAGGAAGAAcgaagaaactgaacacaatacacatacacaatcacacacaacatgcacaaatataaagcaaaactGCTAGAATGAATACATACACATCAATCACCTCACCCAAGGTCAATGGACTATTATAAATTAAACAGATGGACAGAAGCTGATGGGCCAGAAAACAAAATCTATCAAATGCTACCTCATTTTACCTCAGACCTCGTACACACAgacctgaaaatatttaaaatcagaggcTGCCCAAAAGCATATGAAGCATAAAGCAACCAAAGGAAAGCCGGGACAGCACTATTGATAAGTGTTTAGCTGAATAGCAGAAGAAAGTTGACCGAGACCAGAGAGCTTCTCTGGATGTGAAGTCCCTGCCTGGTGAACCTCCGAGGCCCAAAGTGAGGCTGAGGCCCAAACATAGTGCTCTCCAAGGGAGGTCCGGCGCAGAGATGTTGCAACGAGAAAAGACAGACaccccagagcacacagggagagtcTTCTCCTGCAGGTGATGCCCTAGATTTGGATTCCAGCTGCCTAAACAGAGGGACCATTAACGTTGGTTGTTTTAAGAACCCTAATTGGTGATGTTTCTCTCATCAGAGCACTTGAGAAGAGAATGTACAGGGCTCTTCTCAAGAGGTCAAAACTCTAAGCTCGCCCAATGTGATCTAATAATCCCTACTGTGCTCTAGGGAGACGCAATTAAGGTCGCATGTTTGGTAATCCACTGGGGTGCTTACCACCAGGGCAATGGTTCAAACCACTCATCCAATCTGTGAGGCTCGATGAGAACTTTTAAACCTGGAGAGATCGACAGTCCTTCGGAAGCCAAAGAGGCCCGTCTACTCTTTCCCAAAGTTGGCTCTAAGTTGGAAGGGGCACAGGTTACAAGTAAATTTGTGCTATGGGAAATTAATTACACAGATGAAAATCCATATGGACAAAACTCTGTTgcacatgtgagaatctgggcTCTAGAGCCATTCCTGTAAGCAACTGCTTAATCCACTCTCAGCAGCAAACACACTCCTCAAAGTTTTCTATGTTGTCTCAATCCCAGTGGGGAAGGTGTGATGGCTGGGAGTTTGTGTCCATGGGGCTGGGTAGGGATTCTCAGGGAAGGGTTGGTTATGATGA
It contains:
- the LOC142434757 gene encoding melanoma antigen preferentially expressed in tumors-like, whose translation is MVHYWPFTQLPLGALLEDCVFRELILKAALDGLDILLAQNAQHRRCKLKVLDLQLQTGTNFWNVWAGAPSNDSVMSSEESEDTPRRIQMEKGPHSRSGGKHQPLAFVEVLTDLWFEEATSEVLLTFLIERVKQKKALPTLCCRKVAFLGPLPQLHILGDILKVVQLDCVQEVEIHGKWDLHSLNWFAPYLAQMGHLQTLFLSGVILGCKDCGKDCNVEQLLAQFTSQLLNLHQLQHLFLESACLPRGCLIRLLTRLPSPLLTLSLTDCVLLDEDLTYLSLCPCTSRLRTLVLCGLSRPSSSYAFLPGLLEIVSTTLMHLNLAGCGIQDPDLRALQNALGRCSQLVTLMLCGNSVSWDVLQQLLQHTNPHCKFLELPVPLHCYLGPQGMLH